The genomic interval ATTAATTCTACACAACTTAGGTGTTGATGGGATAAACCTGGTTTAGACCTGCCAGCCCGAATATTCTCTAATCTAAATGGTTTTTGTAAAACAGTTGACATAGCCAATGCGGTTCTAACTACCTGGCCACCACCCTCCCCATAAGAACCATCGATAACTAACAAAACAACCACAGACCGACTTAAGGTTTTTTACAACTCTGCTTTCCTTCCATATGAGTCTTCTTCCCTGACAATGTCTTTAAGTCTCTGAACACCGTCAACCTCATCAATAACTTCAAGTGTTCCCTCCGGAACCAAATGTGTCCATCTCTCATCCTCAATCATACGTCTTCTAATCTCAGTTCCAGAATATTCATCACGTTTAAATAAAGGTGGATGACGCACCTCATATCCTTCCTCTTTACATAACCTAACAACAAGAGGGTTATTACTATAAACAATATCAAAAGGCGGGGTCATCGACTCGAGATGTGAAGTCCAAATAGAATTTCTCTGAATATCTTCAATAGGAATTATATAAGACATCCCTTTAAATCCATTCAACTCAAGGGTCCGTCGAATCATAGCAAC from Methanonatronarchaeum thermophilum carries:
- a CDS encoding nicotinamide-nucleotide adenylyltransferase, translated to MRALTIGRYQPFHKGHMNVIWEISDVVDEIVIGIGSAQISHELDNPFTAGERVAMIRRTLELNGFKGMSYIIPIEDIQRNSIWTSHLESMTPPFDIVYSNNPLVVRLCKEEGYEVRHPPLFKRDEYSGTEIRRRMIEDERWTHLVPEGTLEVIDEVDGVQRLKDIVREEDSYGRKAEL